AGATCAACTGGCCGAATCCCTCAAGTTCGAGGGTGGCAAGGCTATGCACCGTGCGCCGGTGGTGACCGTCATGGGTCACGTCGACCACGGCAAGACCTCGCTGCTGGACTACATCCGTCGCGCCAAGGTCGCCTCGGGCGAGGCCGGTGGCATCACCCAGCACATCGGTGCCTACCACGTGGAAACCGAGCGTGGCATGGTGACCTTCCTGGATACCCCCGGCCACGCCGCGTTCACCGCGATGCGCGCCCGTGGTGCCCAGGCCACCGACATCGTCATCCTGGTGGTGGCGGCCGACGACGGCGTCATGCCGCAGACCGAGGAAGCCATCCAGCACGCCAAGGCGGCGGGTGTACCCATCGTCGTGGCGGTCAACAAGATCGACAAGCCCGATGCCGATCCGGATCGCGTCAAGCACGATCTGGCCGGTCGTGAAGTAGTCCCGGAAGAGTGGGGCGGCGATACCCAGTTCGTCCACGTCTCGGCCAAGGCCGGTACCGGTGTGGACGATCTGCTCGAAGCCATCCTGCTGCAGGCCGAGGTTCTCGAACTGACCGCTACCCCGGAAGCGCCCGGTCGCGGTGTGGTCATCGAATCTCGCCTGGACAAGGGGCGTGGTCCGGTTGCCACCGTGCTGGTGCAGAACGGCACCCTGCGTCAGGGCGACATGGCGCTGGTCGGTGTCAACTTCGGCCGTATCCGCGCCATGCTCGACGAGAATGGCAAGCCGATCAAGGAAGCCGGCCCGTCCATCCCGGTCGAGATCCTCGGCCTGGACGGCACCCCGGATGCCGGTGACGAACTCACCGTGCTGACCGACGAGAAGAAGGCCCGTGAAGTGGCGCTGTTCCGTCAGGGCAAGTTCCGCGAGATCAAGCTGGCCCGCGCTCACGCCGGCAAGCTCGAGAACATCTTCGAGAACATGGGCCAGGACGAGAAGAAGACCCTCAACATCGTGCTCAAGTCCGATGTGCGTGGTTCGCTCGAAGCGCTGCAAGGCTCGTTGTCCGGTCTGGGCAACGACGAGGTCCAGGTGCGGGTGGTCGGCGGTGGCGTCGGTGGTATCACCGAGAGCGATGCCAACCTGGCGCTGGCCTCCAACGCCGTGCTGTTCGGCTTCAACGTCCGGGCCGATGCCGGGGCGCGGAAGATCGTCGAGCAGGAAGGCCTCGACATGCGCTACTACAACGTCATCTACGACATCATCGAAGATGTGAAGAAGGCGCTGACCGGCATGCTGGGCAGTGACGTCCGGGAGAACATCCTGGGTATCGCCGAAGTGCGCGATGTGTTCCGTTCGCCGAAGTTCGGCGCGGTCGCTGGCTGCATGGTCACCGAAGGCATGGTGCACCGCAACCGTCCGATCCGCGTGCTGCGTGAAGACGTGGTCATCTTCGAAGGCGAGCTGGAATCCCTGCGTCGCTTCAAGGATGACGTGGCCGAGGTACGGGCCGGCATGGAGTGCGGTATCGGCGTGAAGAGCTACAACGACGTCCGCGTCGGCGACAAGATCGAAGTGTTCGAGAAGGTCCAGGTAGCCCGTTCGCTGTAACGGCGACTCCGCCTCAGGACGGCAGGTCGCGGGTCTGGCAGAGGGTTGCCAGGCTCGGACTTGCCGTTCGCGTTTCCAAGATTCATGGCTGGCAGGCCTGGTGTCTGCGGCCTTTCGTACGAGAGTTTCGACATGGCCAAAGAATTCAGCCGTACCCAGCGCATCGGCGATCAGATGCAGCGTGAACTGGCACTGCTGATCCAGCGCGAGATCAAGGATCCGCGGCTGGGCATGGTAACCATCACCGGCGTGGACGTCGCGCGTGACCTGTCCCATGCCAAGGTGCACATCACGGTCCTGGGCAAGGACGACGACGCCGAGGCGATCAAGCAGAATCTCAGCATCCTCAAGGACGCTGCGGGCTTCCTGCGCCAGCAGCTGAGTCGGGTGATGAAATTGCGGACCATCCCGCAACTGAGCTTCCAGTATGACGAGAGCATCCGTCGCGGTGCCCAGCTGTCGGCCCTGATCGAGCGTGCGGTTGCTGAAGACCGTCGTCACGAAGGGGAGGAGTAGGGGTGGCTCAGGTCAAGCGTATTCGCCGCCAGGTCCATGGCGTGCTGGTACTGGACAAGCCACGCGGCTTTTCCTCCAATGCGGCGCTGCAAAAGGTTCGCTGGTTGCTCAACGCGGAGAAAGCGGGGCATACCGGTAGTCTGGATCCCCTGGCCACTGGCGTGCTGCCGTTGTGCTTCGGTGAGGCGACCAAGTTTTCCCAATACCTGCTGGATGCCGACAAGGGCTACCGCACCGTGGCCCAGCTGGGCGTCACCACCACCACCGGCGATGCCGAGGGTGAGGTACTGGAGCGACGGGCGGTCAGTGTCGACGAAGCGGCCATCCAGGCGGCCTTGCCGGCCTTTCGCGGTGAGATAGAGCAGATTCCGCCGATGTACTCGGCACTCAAGCGCGATGGCCAGCCGCTCTACAAGCTGGCACGTGCCGGCGAAGTAGTGGAGCGCGAGGCGCGTTCTGTTACTATTGCCCGTCTGGAGCTTCTGGCGTTGCAGGAAGATCGCGCGACGCTGGAAGTGGCCTGCAGCAAGGGGACCTATGTGCGCACCCTGGTCGAAGACCTCGGCGCCCGTCTCGGTTGCGGGGCTCACGTGGCTGAGTTGCGCCGTACCCAGGCCGGTCCCTTTGGCCTGACCCAGGCGATCAGCCTGGAAGAACTGGAAGCGGCACACGCCGAAGGTGGTGCCGAAGCTCTGGATCGCTTCCTGCTGCCAGTCGACAGTGGCTTGGAACATTGGCCGCTGGTGCAGTTGACCCAGCACAGTGCGTACTACTGGTTGCACGGTCAGCCCGTCCGGGCGGCCAATGCGCCGAAATTCGGCTTGATGCGGGTGCAGGACGACCAGGGTCGTTTCATCGGCATCGGCGAGATAGATGACGAGGGGCAGGTTGCCCCGCGTAGACTGATTCGGTCCTAGACCGATACCGAGGATGGCTGTCAGCAGGCACGGTCATTCCTCTTTTCCTAAGCACGGGAATTTTCCCGGCCTGTTACCTCAGAGGAGCCCTAATCATGGCACTGAGCGTCGAAGATAAAGCCCAGATCGTAAACGAGTTCAAGCAGAGCGAAGGCGACACCGGTTCCCCGGAAGTGCAGGTTGCCCTGCTGTCCGCCAACATCGACAAGCTGCAAGGTCACTTCAAGGCCAACGGCAAAGACCACCACAGCCGTCGTGGTCTGATCCGCATGGTCAACCAGCGCCGTAAGCTGCTGGACTACCTGAAGTCCAAGGACACCACTCGTTACAGCGCGCTGATCGCTCGCCTGGGCCTGCGTCGTTAATACGATGCAGACCTGCTGCAAGCAGTCTGAAGCTGGAGGTCGGCTCGCGCCGGCCTCCAGCTTTTTTGCTTGAGCGGCCGACAGAATCGGCCTGCGTTACCCGGAGATCAGCGAGGGTCCGAATCCCTCTGGTCGCCCCTGTTTCCCCCAAGGCAATAAAGAGAAGGAAAGACTGTGAATCCAGTAATCAAGCAATTCAAGTTCGGTGAGCAGAACTTCACCCTGGAAACCGGCCGCATCGCGCGCCAGGCGACCGGTGCGGTACTGGTCTCCACCGACGACGTCAGCGTGCTGGTCACCGTGGTCGGTGCCAAGCAGCCCGCAGCCGGCAAGGACTTCTTCCCGCTGTCCGTGCACTACCAGGAGAAGACCTACGCCGCTGGCCGCATCCCCGGTGGCTACTTCAAGCGTGAAGGTCGTCCTTCCGAGAAGGAAACCCTGACCTCGCGCCTGATCGATCGCCCGATCCGTCCGCTGTTCCCCGAAGGCTTCCTCAACGAAGTCCAGGTGGTCTGCACCGTGGTCAGCACCAACAAGAAGTCCGATCCGGACATCGCCGCCATGATCGGCACCTCCGCCGCCCTGGCCATCTCCGGCATCCCCTTCGCCGGCCCCATCGGTGCGGCGCGCGTGGGTTACCACAGCGAACTGGGCTACCTGCTGAACCCCAGCTACGAGCAGCTGCAGAGCTCCAGCCTGGACATGGTCGTGGCCGGTACCCGTGACGCCGTGCTGATGGTGGAATCCGAAGCCGACGAACTGACCGAAGACCAGATGCTGGGTGGCGTGCTGTTCGCCCACGAAGAATTCCAGGTGGCCATCGAGGCCATCAGCCAGTTCGCCGCCGAAGCCGGCAAGCCGAGTTGGAACTGGCAGGCGCCTGCCGAGAACACCGCCCTGGTCGAGGCCGTCAAGGCCGAGGTCGGCGAGGCCGTGTCCCGTGCCTACACCATCACCATCAAGCAGGATCGCTATGCGGCCCTGGGTGCCCTGCGCGACCAGGCCGTCGCCAAGCTGGCCGGTGAGAACGGTCAGTACAGCGAAGCCGAGGTCAAGGAGACCTTCGGTCTGCTGGAATACCGCACCGTGCGCCAGAACATCGTCGACGGCAAGCCGCGTATCGACGGTCGCGACACCCGCACCGTACGCCCGCTGCAGATCGAAGTCGGCACCCTGAAGAAGACCCACGGTTCGGCGCTGTTCACCCGTGGTGAAACCCAGGCCCTGGTCACCGCGACCCTGGGCACCGCCCGTGACGCCCAGCTGCTGGACACCCTGGAAGGCGAGCGCCGCGACAGCTTCATGCTGCACTACAACTTCCCGCCCTTCTCGGTCGGCGAGTGCGGCCGCATGGGCAGCCCGGGCCGTCGCGAGATCGGCCATGGCCGTCTGGCCCGTCGTGGCATCCAGGCCATGCTGCCGACCCAGGAAGCCTTCCCCTACAGCATCCGTGTGGTCTCCGAGATCACCGAATCCAACGGCTCCAGCTCCATGGCGTCGGTGTGCGGTGCCTCCCTGGCACTGATGGATGCCGGTGTGCCGGTCAAGGCGCCGGTGGCCGGTATCGCCATGGGCCTGGTCAAGGAAGGCGAGAAGTTCGCCGTCCTGACCGACATCCTGGGTGACGAAGACCACCTGGGCGACATGGACTTCAAGGTAGCCGGTACCGCCAAGGGCGTCACCGCCCTGCAGATGGACATCAAGATCAACGGCATCACCGAAGAGATCATGGAGATCGCCCTGGAGCAGGCGCTGGAAGCGCGTCTGAACATCCTGGGTCAGATGAACCAGGTCATCTCCGAGTCGCGCGCCGAGCTGTCGGAAAACGCGCCGACCATGCTGTCGATGAAGATCGACCAGGACAAGATCCGTGACGTGATCGGCAAGGGTGGCGCCACCATCCGCGGTATCTGCGAAGAGACCAAGGCCTCGATCGACATCGAGGACGACGGCACCATCAAGATCTACGGCGAGACCCGCGAAGCCGCCGAGGCTGCCAAGCAGCGCGTGCTGGGCATCACCGCCGAGGCCGAGATCGGCAAGATCTACGTCGGCAAGGTGGAGCGCATCGTCGACTTCGGCGCCTTCGTCAACATCCTGCCCGGCAAGGATGGTCTGGTGCACATCTCGCAGATCAGCGATCAGCGCATCGAGAAGGTCACCGACGTCCTCAAGGAGGGTCAGGAAGTAAAGGTGCTGGTACTGGACGTGGACAACCGCGGCCGTATCAAGCTGTCGATCAAGGACGTAGCGGCGGCGGAAGCCTCCGGCGTCTGAGACGACCCCTGCTAAGAAGAAACCCGGCCTCGGCCGGGTTTTTTTGTTTTTGGTGGGGTGAAGAGTTCGCCGGATATTTCATCGCGGCCATGGCGGTCCGCCGCTGCGGCCGCTCCGTAGGTTGGGTTGAGCACAGCGAAGCCCAACATCGCCCCGGGGGCTGGCAATGTTGGGCTTCGACGATAGAGCTGTCTCAACCCAACCTACCGTATATCGCCACCCCGGCCGCGATTGGCCGCTTGATCAGACCTTCTCACGAATCCATTCGATGAAGCTGCGCACCTTGGGCACCTCGGCCATCTGTTCCGGATAGGCCAGCCAATAGGCGTGGGGGCTGGCCAGGCGGTGTGGCCAGGCGAGCACCAGGCGGCCGGAAGCCAGTTCCTCGGCAACCAGGAATTCCGGTAGTAGCGCTACCCCACAGCCTTCCTGGGCGGCGCGGGCGCAGAGGGTGAAGGTGTCGAAGCGCGGGCCGTGGTGGCTGTGGACTTCTTCGCGGCTGAGGCTGGCGTACCAGTCATGCCAGGATTCCGGGCGGGTGGTGTTCTGCAGCAGGACGAAGTCCACCAGTTGCTCGGGGCCGTCGATGCCGTCGGCAGGCAGCAGGTCCGGCGCGCAGACCGCGACCATGTGCTCGTGCAGCAGCAATTCGCACTCGGCGCCCGGCCAACTGCCATGGCCATAGAACAGCGCCACGTCGTGGCGCGGATCGCGAAAATCCACCGGCTCCAGGGCGCTGGAGACATCCAGGTGGATGTTGGGATGGCGTAGGCGCCAGCCCTTCAGGCGCGGCACCAGCCAGCGCTCGCCGAAGGTTGGCGGGGTGGCGACCCGCAGCACCTCGGTCTCGCCGCCATAGGACCTCAGGTAGCGTGCCGACATCTCCAGCTGATTGAGAATCTTGTCCACCTCGGCCAGGTAGAGGGCGCCCGCCGGGGTCAGTTGCAGGCGTCGACGGACCCGGCGGAACAGACTGTGCTGCAGCAGATCCTCGAGCTGGGCGACCTGCTTGCTGACCGCGCTCTGGGTCAGCGCCAGTTCATCGGCCGCACGGGTGAAGCTCAGGTGGCGCGCGACCGCCTCGAAGCACTGCATGGCGGTGATGGACGGCAAATGGCGACGTTGCATGAGCGCACTCGCGGCATGAAAAAAGGGAATGATATGCCGAGCAAAGGTCGGTTGTCCGGCGCCGCCGCCCTGACCATACTCAAGGTCGATTCCTTTGATCTTCGCGGAGACCTCAGCATGAGCAAGGCCCTGTTGGAACGCCTCGGCGTTCCTGCCCAGCACTACACTCAAGGCGACCACCAGGTGCATTCCCCCATCGACGGCAGCCACCTGGGCAGCGTCGCGCTAGAAAGCGCCGCCGAGGTGGAGCAGAAGATCTCCCGTGCCGAGCGGGCCTTCCAGGCCTGGCGTGCGGTGCCGGCGCCGCGCCGTGGCGAGCTGGTGCGCCTGCTGGGCGAAGAGCTGCGCGCGCACAAGGCCGATCTCGGTGAGCTGGTGTCCTGGGAAGCCGGCAAGATCACCCAGGAAGGCCTGGGTGAAGTGCAGGAGATGATCGATATCTGCGACTTCGCTGTCGGTCTATCGCGTCAGCTGTATGGTTTGACCATTGCCTCCGAGCGTCCCGGCCACCATATGCGCGAAAGCTGGCAGCCGCTGGGTGTGGTGGGCATCATCAGTGCGTTCAACTTCCCGGTCGCGGTCTGGTCTTGGAACGCTGCCCTGGCGTTGGTCTGTGGCAATCCGGTGGTCTGGAAACCCTCGGAAAAGACGCCGCTGACCGCCCTGGCCTGCCAGGCGCTGTTCGAGAAAGCCTTGTCGCGTTTTGGCGATGCCCCGGCGGATCTCAGCCAGGTGATCATCGGCGATCGCGTGGCCGGTGAGGCCCTGGTGGACGATCCGCGGGTGGCGCTGGTGAGCGCCACGGGTAGCACCCGCATGGGTCGCGAGGTAGGACCGCGGGTTGCGGCGCGCTTCGGTCGCAGCATCCTCGAATTGGGTGGCAACAATGCCATGATCCTGGCGCCGAGCGCCGATCTGGACATGGCGGTGCGTGCCATCCTGTTCAGCGCCGTGGGTACCGCTGGCCAGCGTTGCACCACCCTGCGCCGGCTGATCGCCCATCGCTCGGTCAAGGACGAGATCGTCGCGCGGCTCAAGACCGCCTATGCCAAAGTCCGCATCGGTCATCCGCTGGAAGGCAATCTGATCGGTCCGCTGATCGACGCCGCCAGTTTCCACGCCATGCAGGGCGCTCTAGAGCAGGCGCGCGGCGAGGGCGGGGTGGTCTTCGGGGGCGAGCGCCAGCTGGCTGACCAGTATCCCGAGGCCTATTACGTGACGCCGGCCATCGTCGAGATGCCCGAACAGAGCGAAGCGGTGCGCCACGAGACCTTCGCGCCCATTCTCTATGTACTCACCTACGACGACTTCGCCGAGGCGGTGGCGCTGAACAACGCTGTGCCCCAGGGGTTGTCTTCCTGCATCTTCACCACCGACGTGCGCGAGGCCGAGGCCTTCATGTCGGCGACCGGCAGTGACTGCGGCATCGCCAACGTCAATATCGGACCCAGCGGCGCCGAGATCGGCGGGGCCTTCGGTGGCGAGAAGGAAACCGGTGGCGGTCGTGAATCCGGTTCGGATGCCTGGAAGGCCTACATGCGCCGCCAGACCAACACCGTCAACTACTCCCGCGAACTGCCGCTGGCCCAGGGTATCGTCTTCGACTGAGCCGTTCGCCAAGGAGCGCGCAGAACATGCAGTTGCGTCAGGAATGCCTGTGGGAGCGGCTCTATCCAGCGGTGCCGGGGGCACCGCTGGAGGGGGAGATCGACACCGAGGTGTGCGTCATTGGCGGTGGCTTCACCGGTCTCTCCACCGGCCTGCACCTGGCGCAAGCCGGGCGCCGGGCAGTGGTGCTGGAGGCCCATGGCGTTGGCCATGGTGGCTCCGGGCGTAATGTCGGGCTGGTCAATGCCGGCATGTGGATCCCGCCGGACGAGGCGGTGGCCACCCTCGGCAGCGAGGTCGGCGAGCGCCTGCTGGCGGTGATGGGCGATGCGCCGAGCCAGGTGTTCGCCCTCATCGAGCGCTACGGCATCGATTGCCAGGCGCGCCGGGCCGGGACCCTGCACATGGCGCACAGTGCCAAGGGGCTGGCCGACCTGGGGCGGCGCGCGGAGCAGTGGCAACGCCGCGGGGCCCGGGTCGAGTTGCTGGAAGGCGAGGCCTGCTATACGGCATGCGGTACGCGCGACATCAGCGGAGCCCTGCTCGATCATCGTGCGGGCACCCTGGTGCCCATGGGCTATGTGCAGGGCCTGGCCAAGGCCTTGCGGCAGGAAGGTGGCCAGCTGTTCGAGCGAACCGCGGTGCGCCGGTTGCAACGCGTCGGCGAGCGCTGGCTGGTGGAAACCGCCCAAGGGCGGATCTTGGCGGATCAGGTGGTCATAGCTTCCAATGCCTACACGGAAGGCGAATGGACCACCCTGCGCCAGCAGTTCTTCACCGGCTACTACTACCAGGTGGCTTCGCAGCCGCTGGGGCCGGAAGCGGACTTCATCCTGCCCCAGGGGCGTGGCTCCTGGGATACCCGCACGGTGCTGAGCAGCATTCGCCGCGATGCCGAGGGGCGCCTGTTGCTGGGCAGCCTCGGCAACATGGCGGGGCGCCCGGCAGGCTTCATCCGCGCCTGGGCGGATCGGATCCAGCAGCATTATTTCCCGTCGCTGGGTCGCGTCGAGTGGGAGTGCACCTGGACGGGCCGGATCGCTTTCACGCCCGATCATCTGATGCGACTGTTCGAGCCGGCGCCGGGGTTGCTCGCGGTCACCGGTTACAACGGGCGCGGGGTGACGACCGGCACGGTCGTGGGGCAGGCCTTCGCCCGTTATCTGTGCAGTGGCGATCAGCGGGATCTGCCCATGCCCTTGGCGTCGCTAGCTGCCAATCCGGTTGGGCAGTGGCGCAGCCTGATGTACGAAGCCGGCTTTACCCTATATCACGCCGGGCAGTGTTTGCGGGTCGTGCTCTGATAGCCACCCGCTAGTGCCTGCCCATGCTGGGTCCGCTCCTTTCACGCACTGTAAAAGCGGCTGATTTGCGCATCTCGCGCTGCCAAGTCAGCCGCTTCGTCAGGTCTTGTTCATACCGCGTGATAGCCTCTCGAATGGCCTGATTCGCCAAGGGTTGCGCCCCGCCAAGGTTGGTTACTTTGGTGGCACGCTGCGCGGCCGATGTTACGTTTTGGTGCGAAACAGGTGCAACCGGGTTGCTATCAGGTAACAAACCTCCTGGTTTTCCTTGGCTGATTGTCACCGGGACGAGCGGATCCTGGCGCCGGGCGGTCGCCTGGGCTCGGGACAAAAAGACTGCCAAATGCACTGATGGCGCGGTCTGCTCCAGCTGCCGCGGTGATTTCCGGATGTGCAGCCCAGGCAAATCGTCTTTGCCCAGCTCGCACAACTGACCTCTGGCACAGGCTTTGCTGAAGCCGAAGGGCCAACCACCCTCTGGAGCAAACCTCCCATGTCGAAGATTTACAGAAAAGGCATTCTGGCTCTCGCTATCGGTTCTGCGTTCACTCTCTCCTCCCTGGCACACGCCGATATCCTGATCGGCGTCGCGGGTCCCTTCACCGGTGCCAGCGCAGCCTACGGCGAGCAGTTCTGGAAGGGGGCGAGCCAGGCCGCGGACGACATCAACGCCGCGGGCGGTATCAATGGCGAGAAGATCAAGCTGGTGCAGGGCGACGACGCCTGCGAACCCAAGCAGGCCGTGGCCGTGGCCAACCGCCTGGTGGACTCCGACAAGGTCAAGGCCGTGATCGGCCACTTCTGCTCCTCCAACACCATGCCCGCCTCGGAGATCTACGACGAAGCCGGCATCATCTCCATCACGCCGGCGTCGACCAACCCCAAGATCACCGAGCGTGGTCTGACCGGCGTGTTCCGTATGTGCGGACGTGACGACCAGCAGGGCATCGTCGCCGGCGACTACATCGTCGACGTGCTCAAGGCCAAGAAGGTCGCCATCGTCCACGACAAGGACACCTATGGTCAGGGCCTGGCCGACGCCACCAAGGCGCAGCTCAACAAGCGCGGCGTGAAAGAGGTGCTCTACGAGGGCCTGACCCGCGGCGAGAAGGACTTCAACTCCCTGGTCACCAAGATCCGCGCCTCCGGCGCCGACGTGGTCTACTTCGGCGGTCTGCACCCCGAAGCTGGTCCGCTGGTCCGCCAGCTGCGCGAACAGGGCGTGACCGCCAAGTTCGTCTCCGGCGACGGCATCGTCTCCATGGACCTGGTCACCACCGCGGGCGGCCCGCAGTACACCAAGGGCGTGCTGATGACCTTCGGCGCCGATCCGCTGCAGAACCCGGCCGGCAAGACCGTGGTGGAAACCCTGCGCAAAGCCGGTTACGAGCCCGAGGGTTACACCCTCTACTCCTACGCTTCGCTGCAAGCCGTGGCCGCTGCCTTCAACGGCATCAAGGGCACCGACGGCGCCAAGGCCGCCGAATGGCTGAAATCCCACACCGTGCCCACCGTTCTCGGCGACAAGAGCTGGGACAGCAAGGGCGACCTCAAGGTCTCCGACTACGTGATGTACGAATGGGACGACAAGGGCAAGTACCACCAACTGCCCTGATCCTCGCGTGAATCCGCCGGCTCCCGTCTCGTCTCCGCCCCAGGACGAGGCGGGGGGCGGCGGCCCTCGTCATCCTTCCAGCGCGAGACTGCAAACGTGGACGGTATCTTCCTGCAACAACTGGTCAACGGCCTGACCCTGGGTTCGGTCTACGGACTCATCGCCATCGGCTACACCATGGTCTATGGCATCATCGGCATGATCAACTTCGCCCACGGCGACGTGTACATGGTGTCGGCCTATCTCGCCGCCATCGGTATCGCCGTGCTGAGTGTGTTCGGCCTGCATTCCTTTCCCGTGCTGATCCTCGGCACCCTCATCTTCACCGTGGTGGTCACCTCCGTGTACGGCTGGGCCATCGAGCGCATCGCCTACAAGCCGCTGCGCAACTCCACGCGCCTGGCGCCGCTGATCTCCGCCATCGGCATGTCGCTGATCCTGCAGAACTACGTGCAACTGGCCCAGGGCGCGCGCCAGCAGGGCGTACCGACGCTGCTCGACGGCGCGCTGCGGCTGCACATCGGCGATGGCTTCGTGATCATCACCTACACCAAGATCTTCATCATCCTGGCATCCATCATCGGCATGGGCCTGCTGACCTACGTGATCCAGAAGACCACCCTCGGCCGCATGTGCCGGGCCACCCAGCAGGATCGCAAGATGGCGCAGATCCTCGGCATCAATACCGACCGGGTGATCTCCTACGTCTTCATCATCGGCGCGGCCATGGCGGCCCTGGCCGGAGTGCTCATCACCCTCAACTACGGCACCTTCGACTTCTATGCCGGTTTCATCATCGGCATCAAGGCCTTCACCGCGGCGGTACTCGGCGGCATCGGCTCGCTGCCTGGCGCCATGCTCGGCGGCATCATCCTCGGCATTTCCGAAGCCCAGTTCGCCAGCCTGGTGAACTCGGACTACAAGGACGTCTTCAGCTTCTCGCTGCTGGTGGCGATCCTGATCTTCCGGCCCCAGGGGCTGCTCGGCAAACCCCAGGTCACGAAGGTGTAATCCATGAGTCAGACGTCTTCCTCCTTCGACCTCAAGGTCGTGCTGCGTGACACCCTCATGGTCGGCCTGGTCTCGCTGATCCTGTTCGGCCCCATCGTCGGCATCGTGCTCGACGGCTATGGCTACAACCTCGAGCCCGGTCGCGTCGGCATCATGGTCGCCGTGGTCATGGCCGGGCGCTTCCTGCTCAGCCTTTTCGGCCAGACAGCCAAGGGCCGCGACTGGATCGAGTCCTTCAAGCGCAACGACGGCGGTGTCCACGTGCTGCCGCCGGGACACAAGTCCAACCTCAGGTTCATCCTCCCCATCGTCATCCTGATCGCCATCGCCTTTCCCTTCCTGGCCACCAAGTACTGGCTGACGGTGATCATCCTCTGCCTGATCTACGTGCTGCTGGGGCTGGGCCTGAACATCGTGGTGGGCCTGGCCGGTCTGCTCGACCTCGGCTACGTCGGCTTCTATGCCATCGGCGCCTACGGCCTGGCGCTGGGCTACCAGTACCTGGGCCTGGGCTTCTGGACCATGTTGCCGCTCGCCGCGGTCATGGCGGCGGTGGCGGGAGCGATCCTGGGCTTCCCGGTGTTACGCATGCACGGGGATTATCTGGCCATCGTCACCCTCGGCTTCGGCGAGATCATCCGCCTGGTGCTCAACAACTGGCTGGAAGTGACCAAGGGCCCCAACGGCATCGCCGCGCCTTCGCCGACCTTCTTCGGCATCGAATTCGGTCGTCGGGCGAAGGAGGGCGGGGTGCCCATCCATGAGCTG
The window above is part of the Pseudomonas oryzihabitans genome. Proteins encoded here:
- the amaB gene encoding L-piperidine-6-carboxylate dehydrogenase — protein: MSKALLERLGVPAQHYTQGDHQVHSPIDGSHLGSVALESAAEVEQKISRAERAFQAWRAVPAPRRGELVRLLGEELRAHKADLGELVSWEAGKITQEGLGEVQEMIDICDFAVGLSRQLYGLTIASERPGHHMRESWQPLGVVGIISAFNFPVAVWSWNAALALVCGNPVVWKPSEKTPLTALACQALFEKALSRFGDAPADLSQVIIGDRVAGEALVDDPRVALVSATGSTRMGREVGPRVAARFGRSILELGGNNAMILAPSADLDMAVRAILFSAVGTAGQRCTTLRRLIAHRSVKDEIVARLKTAYAKVRIGHPLEGNLIGPLIDAASFHAMQGALEQARGEGGVVFGGERQLADQYPEAYYVTPAIVEMPEQSEAVRHETFAPILYVLTYDDFAEAVALNNAVPQGLSSCIFTTDVREAEAFMSATGSDCGIANVNIGPSGAEIGGAFGGEKETGGGRESGSDAWKAYMRRQTNTVNYSRELPLAQGIVFD
- the amaA gene encoding L-pipecolate oxidase yields the protein MQLRQECLWERLYPAVPGAPLEGEIDTEVCVIGGGFTGLSTGLHLAQAGRRAVVLEAHGVGHGGSGRNVGLVNAGMWIPPDEAVATLGSEVGERLLAVMGDAPSQVFALIERYGIDCQARRAGTLHMAHSAKGLADLGRRAEQWQRRGARVELLEGEACYTACGTRDISGALLDHRAGTLVPMGYVQGLAKALRQEGGQLFERTAVRRLQRVGERWLVETAQGRILADQVVIASNAYTEGEWTTLRQQFFTGYYYQVASQPLGPEADFILPQGRGSWDTRTVLSSIRRDAEGRLLLGSLGNMAGRPAGFIRAWADRIQQHYFPSLGRVEWECTWTGRIAFTPDHLMRLFEPAPGLLAVTGYNGRGVTTGTVVGQAFARYLCSGDQRDLPMPLASLAANPVGQWRSLMYEAGFTLYHAGQCLRVVL
- a CDS encoding branched-chain amino acid ABC transporter substrate-binding protein, which encodes MSKIYRKGILALAIGSAFTLSSLAHADILIGVAGPFTGASAAYGEQFWKGASQAADDINAAGGINGEKIKLVQGDDACEPKQAVAVANRLVDSDKVKAVIGHFCSSNTMPASEIYDEAGIISITPASTNPKITERGLTGVFRMCGRDDQQGIVAGDYIVDVLKAKKVAIVHDKDTYGQGLADATKAQLNKRGVKEVLYEGLTRGEKDFNSLVTKIRASGADVVYFGGLHPEAGPLVRQLREQGVTAKFVSGDGIVSMDLVTTAGGPQYTKGVLMTFGADPLQNPAGKTVVETLRKAGYEPEGYTLYSYASLQAVAAAFNGIKGTDGAKAAEWLKSHTVPTVLGDKSWDSKGDLKVSDYVMYEWDDKGKYHQLP
- a CDS encoding ABC transporter permease subunit produces the protein MDGIFLQQLVNGLTLGSVYGLIAIGYTMVYGIIGMINFAHGDVYMVSAYLAAIGIAVLSVFGLHSFPVLILGTLIFTVVVTSVYGWAIERIAYKPLRNSTRLAPLISAIGMSLILQNYVQLAQGARQQGVPTLLDGALRLHIGDGFVIITYTKIFIILASIIGMGLLTYVIQKTTLGRMCRATQQDRKMAQILGINTDRVISYVFIIGAAMAALAGVLITLNYGTFDFYAGFIIGIKAFTAAVLGGIGSLPGAMLGGIILGISEAQFASLVNSDYKDVFSFSLLVAILIFRPQGLLGKPQVTKV
- the livM gene encoding high-affinity branched-chain amino acid ABC transporter permease LivM — encoded protein: MSQTSSSFDLKVVLRDTLMVGLVSLILFGPIVGIVLDGYGYNLEPGRVGIMVAVVMAGRFLLSLFGQTAKGRDWIESFKRNDGGVHVLPPGHKSNLRFILPIVILIAIAFPFLATKYWLTVIILCLIYVLLGLGLNIVVGLAGLLDLGYVGFYAIGAYGLALGYQYLGLGFWTMLPLAAVMAAVAGAILGFPVLRMHGDYLAIVTLGFGEIIRLVLNNWLEVTKGPNGIAAPSPTFFGIEFGRRAKEGGVPIHELLGISYNPNATMIFIYTVLFLVVLLVLYIKHRLTRMPVGRAWEALREDEIACRAMGLNHVLVKLSAFMIGASTAGLAGVFFATYQGFINPASFNFFESVLVLAIVVLGGLGSTVGVVVSAFVMTLLFELLREFGDIRMLVFGVLMVVMMMWRPRGLIRIARSGFAIRKGVAP